One window of Methanogenium organophilum genomic DNA carries:
- a CDS encoding 2-amino-3,7-dideoxy-D-threo-hept-6-ulosonate synthase, with translation MIGKAIRLERIMNRNTGRSVIIPMDHGFSLGQIYGLHDMPEIISAVSEGGANAIVLHKGMVRHGHRKTGPDIGLIVHLSASTSLNPDPNDKVSVCSVEEAIFLGADCVSIHINLGAPNESKMIEEAGVISRQCTRWGMPLLIMIYPRGEGVDTRDPEAIGLCVRVAEELGADIIKTSYTGDPETFAAITSACAVPVLIAGGEKGGDIESLAMIREAVGAGAAGVAMGRNAFQRDNPAPFIRAITRVVHQNATPEDALGGDV, from the coding sequence ATGATCGGAAAAGCCATCCGTCTGGAGCGGATCATGAACCGGAATACCGGGCGATCAGTCATCATCCCAATGGACCACGGGTTCTCTCTCGGGCAGATCTACGGGCTGCACGATATGCCGGAGATCATCTCTGCGGTGAGTGAGGGTGGTGCGAACGCGATTGTCCTTCATAAGGGGATGGTTCGCCACGGGCACCGGAAGACAGGCCCTGATATCGGTCTCATCGTCCATCTCTCGGCGAGCACGTCGCTGAATCCGGACCCGAATGATAAGGTGTCGGTATGCTCGGTGGAGGAGGCTATCTTCCTTGGTGCAGACTGTGTCTCCATTCACATCAATCTGGGGGCTCCGAATGAATCAAAGATGATTGAGGAGGCGGGTGTCATCTCCCGGCAGTGTACCCGATGGGGTATGCCGCTTCTCATCATGATCTACCCCCGTGGGGAGGGTGTTGACACGAGAGATCCGGAGGCAATCGGGCTCTGTGTGCGGGTGGCAGAAGAGCTGGGCGCCGATATCATTAAAACCAGTTACACTGGTGATCCGGAGACGTTTGCCGCAATTACCAGTGCCTGTGCAGTACCGGTGCTGATCGCAGGCGGTGAAAAGGGTGGAGATATTGAGTCCCTTGCGATGATCCGTGAGGCGGTGGGTGCCGGTGCAGCAGGGGTCGCGATGGGAAGAAATGCCTTCCAGCGTGACAACCCGGCACCGTTCATCCGTGCTATCACCCGTGTGGTGCACCAGAACGCAACGCCTGAGGATGCACTTGGGGGAGATGTATGA
- a CDS encoding 2-amino-3,7-dideoxy-D-threo-hept-6-ulosonate synthase, which translates to MRGKQIRLERIMNRDTGATVIVPMDHGVSSGPIAGVIDLDESINLVAQGGANAVLGHIGLALHGHRKGGPDIGLILHLSASTDMGPDPNDKVIVNTVTNALKMGADGVSVHCNIGADSEARMLEDLGRIAVECMEWGMPLLAMMYPRGPNVLNEKGKDEVKHAARVASELGADIVKTPYTGDPDSFREVTAGCHVPVVVAGGARGDDLATLQMIEGAMEGGAAGISIGRNAFQHPHPDLFVRAMAQVVHEHRSAEEAAEILRAGTRV; encoded by the coding sequence ATGAGAGGAAAACAAATCCGACTGGAAAGAATTATGAACCGTGACACGGGCGCAACAGTAATCGTTCCCATGGACCACGGGGTATCGAGCGGGCCGATTGCAGGTGTCATCGATCTGGATGAAAGCATAAACCTGGTGGCACAGGGGGGAGCCAATGCAGTCCTTGGCCACATTGGTCTTGCCCTGCATGGTCACCGGAAAGGGGGCCCGGACATCGGTCTGATTCTCCATCTCTCTGCAAGCACTGATATGGGCCCTGACCCGAACGACAAGGTGATCGTGAACACGGTCACAAATGCCCTGAAGATGGGGGCGGACGGGGTGTCGGTTCACTGCAATATCGGTGCTGACTCTGAGGCGCGGATGCTCGAAGACCTGGGCCGTATCGCAGTTGAGTGTATGGAATGGGGCATGCCTCTTCTCGCGATGATGTACCCGCGAGGACCAAATGTACTCAATGAGAAGGGAAAAGATGAAGTGAAACATGCGGCCAGGGTGGCGTCTGAACTCGGTGCTGATATCGTAAAGACTCCATACACCGGGGATCCGGATTCATTCCGTGAGGTCACCGCCGGGTGCCACGTCCCGGTCGTCGTCGCAGGTGGTGCACGCGGGGATGATCTTGCGACCCTGCAGATGATAGAAGGCGCAATGGAAGGGGGCGCCGCAGGTATTTCCATCGGCAGAAATGCCTTCCAGCACCCGCACCCTGACCTCTTTGTCCGTGCAATGGCACAGGTCGTGCATGAACACCGCAGTGCAGAGGAAGCGGCAGAGATCCTCAGGGCAGGAACCCGTGTATGA
- the nadX gene encoding aspartate dehydrogenase → MRRIGLLGCGNVGEIIAHKHEGFIIAALHDAVYTRAQAVEDACGARAYESFDEFLAQDIDIVVEAASVSAVKTHAEAILLAGKDMVILSVGALTDKPFRDHLKECAVSTGARIYIPSGAITGLDNLKVCQIARVSKVLLRTTKNPRSLGIEADHPMLLFKGTARDCIRQYPKNINVAVAIELASGHETEVELWADPNTDRNTHELIVEGEFGDINITVSNRPSPENPATSYLAALSILTLLRNLDNPIQIGT, encoded by the coding sequence ATGCGCAGGATTGGATTACTGGGGTGCGGAAATGTTGGAGAAATCATCGCACACAAACATGAGGGGTTTATTATCGCAGCTCTCCATGACGCCGTATATACCAGAGCACAGGCCGTTGAGGACGCGTGCGGAGCCAGGGCATACGAGTCATTTGATGAGTTTCTTGCACAGGACATCGACATTGTGGTGGAAGCGGCATCGGTTTCTGCGGTGAAGACACACGCCGAAGCAATCCTTCTTGCGGGAAAAGATATGGTTATCCTCAGTGTGGGCGCCCTCACAGACAAACCATTCCGGGACCACCTGAAGGAGTGTGCAGTGTCGACCGGTGCACGGATATACATCCCGAGTGGTGCCATCACCGGCCTGGACAACCTCAAGGTCTGCCAGATTGCGAGAGTAAGTAAAGTGCTGCTGAGGACCACCAAAAATCCGCGTTCACTGGGCATTGAGGCAGACCATCCCATGCTCCTCTTTAAGGGGACCGCACGTGACTGTATCCGCCAGTATCCGAAGAATATCAATGTCGCGGTAGCAATCGAACTGGCCTCAGGGCATGAAACTGAGGTCGAACTGTGGGCAGACCCAAATACTGACCGCAATACCCATGAACTCATCGTAGAAGGTGAATTCGGAGATATAAATATCACGGTGAGCAACCGCCCCAGCCCGGAGAACCCGGCAACGAGTTATCTTGCCGCACTCTCCATCCTGACATTGTTGC